One window from the genome of Bdellovibrionota bacterium encodes:
- a CDS encoding GTPase, with amino-acid sequence DFPFVGSDLEIVVTDPHRPNHELLYHPGETNFLRGEVVIITKMDSAEPEKLKILEGNISTFNPKAKVIRANLKVGVEDSAKIKGKKVLVVEDGPTLTHGEMSFGAGVLAAKRFGASEQIDPRPYAVGRIADTFRKYPSVRGLLPAMGYGGQQVKDLEITINTTPCDTVLIATPIDLRRVCNIQHDTCRVTYDLEEIGRPTVEEILQHLGKKN; translated from the coding sequence GACTTCCCGTTCGTCGGATCCGACCTCGAAATCGTCGTGACCGATCCCCACCGTCCGAACCACGAACTTCTGTATCATCCGGGCGAGACGAATTTTCTCCGAGGTGAAGTGGTGATCATCACGAAAATGGATTCGGCGGAGCCGGAGAAACTCAAAATCCTCGAAGGGAACATTTCAACGTTCAATCCCAAGGCTAAAGTCATTCGGGCAAATCTGAAAGTCGGCGTGGAAGATTCAGCGAAAATCAAGGGCAAAAAGGTATTGGTGGTCGAAGATGGGCCCACGCTGACGCACGGGGAGATGTCTTTCGGTGCAGGGGTTCTTGCGGCGAAGCGCTTCGGCGCTTCGGAGCAGATCGATCCTCGCCCCTATGCCGTCGGAAGGATCGCCGACACGTTCCGCAAATATCCGTCGGTCCGAGGCCTTCTCCCGGCCATGGGGTACGGCGGCCAACAGGTGAAGGACTTGGAAATCACGATCAACACTACACCGTGCGACACGGTTTTAATCGCCACGCCGATCGATCTGCGCCGAGTCTGTAATATTCAGCACGATACCTGTCGCGTGACGTACGACCTGGAAGAAATCGGTCGTCCGACGGTGGAAGAAATTCTGCAACACCTGGGAAAGAAGAATTGA
- a CDS encoding arginine deiminase-related protein, with protein sequence MPTYFDVVDVKNPHMKGNIGKVEKERAQLQWQSVREAVVKTGTMIRLMEPVKGLEDMVFCANPMLPGLGANGEKICLLSNMTHPSRKKEVPAYEKWFAARGYNVLRLSNSDWRFEGQGDALWHPGRRLLWGGYGFRTVPEAYAEIAKIFSTPVVLLKLENEDFYHLDTCLSPLSESEALYYPGAFNEDGRALIRALFSDAIEVPENEARKGFACNGFVLGKNVLIQKGNKKTCQALRKRNYVPVEIDTSEYIKSGGSVFCMKMMVYP encoded by the coding sequence ATGCCGACCTATTTCGACGTTGTGGATGTGAAGAATCCCCACATGAAAGGGAACATCGGCAAGGTCGAGAAGGAGAGGGCTCAACTGCAGTGGCAGTCTGTTCGCGAGGCGGTGGTGAAGACGGGCACGATGATCCGTTTAATGGAGCCGGTGAAGGGACTGGAGGACATGGTCTTTTGCGCAAACCCGATGCTGCCGGGCTTGGGAGCGAACGGCGAGAAAATTTGTCTCCTCTCCAACATGACCCATCCGTCGCGGAAAAAGGAGGTGCCGGCATATGAGAAATGGTTTGCGGCGCGCGGGTACAACGTCCTCCGACTTTCGAATTCAGATTGGCGGTTTGAAGGACAGGGGGACGCGCTCTGGCATCCCGGGCGACGCCTTCTTTGGGGCGGCTACGGCTTTCGGACGGTTCCAGAAGCGTACGCGGAAATTGCAAAGATCTTTTCGACTCCCGTCGTATTGCTCAAGCTGGAGAATGAAGATTTTTATCACTTGGACACCTGTCTCAGTCCTCTATCCGAAAGCGAAGCCCTTTATTATCCCGGAGCGTTTAACGAAGACGGTCGCGCGCTTATCCGTGCATTATTCTCCGATGCGATCGAGGTTCCCGAGAATGAGGCTCGAAAAGGATTCGCCTGCAACGGTTTTGTTCTCGGCAAGAACGTATTGATTCAAAAAGGGAACAAGAAGACCTGTCAGGCTCTTCGAAAAAGAAACTACGTACCGGTCGAGATCGATACATCCGAGTACATCAAATCCGGGGGGAGTGTCTTCTGCATGAAAATGATGGTGTATCCGTAA